The Desulfovibrio sp. Fe33 genome includes a window with the following:
- the fabF gene encoding beta-ketoacyl-ACP synthase II, producing MNRVVVTSIAAVTPLGNDVETSWQNLLAGKSGIGQITKFDTSDYATTIAGEVKDFDPTEFIGKKDTRRMETFTQYAVAAAAMLLKNAGWTIPESERDRVGTIIGVGLGGLETIENSHERLLKRGPKKISPFFIPILIANMAAGQVSIETGAMGPNICTTTACASGTHGIGTAYTDIAMGRVDAMICGGAESTISPLAVAGFNAMKALSVRNDEPELASRPFDKDRSGFVMGEGCGLLLLESLEHATARGANILAEVVGYGASGDAFHMTAPPEDGAGMAYAMAAALREAKVDPSKIDHINAHGTSTYLNDLCETRAIKKVFGDHAYDINICANKSQIGHLLGAAGGVEAVFSVKTLSEGVIPGTLNRETPDPECDLDVCADGPREIQVEYALSNSFGFGGTNACVLFKRFAG from the coding sequence ATGAACAGGGTAGTTGTCACCAGTATTGCTGCCGTCACGCCGCTTGGCAACGACGTCGAGACAAGCTGGCAGAACCTCCTGGCCGGGAAATCCGGCATTGGACAGATCACCAAGTTCGACACTTCGGACTACGCGACGACCATCGCGGGTGAGGTCAAGGATTTCGATCCCACCGAGTTTATCGGCAAGAAAGACACTCGCCGCATGGAAACGTTCACCCAGTACGCGGTGGCCGCAGCCGCAATGCTCCTCAAGAACGCAGGCTGGACCATTCCCGAGTCCGAGCGTGATCGTGTGGGCACCATCATCGGCGTTGGCCTGGGCGGCCTCGAAACTATCGAGAACTCTCACGAGAGGCTGCTCAAGCGCGGCCCCAAGAAGATTTCGCCGTTTTTCATTCCCATTCTCATCGCCAACATGGCCGCCGGCCAGGTCTCCATCGAGACCGGCGCCATGGGACCGAACATCTGTACCACCACGGCTTGCGCCTCCGGCACGCACGGCATCGGGACGGCCTACACCGATATCGCCATGGGCCGCGTCGACGCCATGATCTGCGGTGGAGCAGAATCGACCATCTCGCCTTTGGCCGTGGCAGGGTTCAACGCCATGAAGGCCCTGTCCGTGCGCAACGATGAGCCCGAGTTGGCTTCCCGTCCCTTCGACAAGGACCGTTCCGGCTTTGTCATGGGCGAAGGCTGCGGCCTGCTGCTCCTGGAGTCCCTTGAGCACGCCACGGCGCGCGGTGCGAACATCCTCGCCGAAGTCGTCGGCTACGGAGCGTCGGGCGACGCCTTCCACATGACCGCACCGCCCGAGGACGGAGCCGGTATGGCTTACGCCATGGCCGCCGCCCTGCGCGAGGCCAAGGTCGATCCTTCCAAGATCGACCACATCAACGCCCACGGCACTTCCACCTATCTGAACGACCTTTGCGAAACGCGGGCCATCAAGAAGGTGTTCGGCGACCACGCCTACGACATCAACATCTGCGCCAACAAGTCCCAGATCGGGCATTTGCTCGGCGCGGCGGGCGGCGTGGAGGCGGTTTTCTCGGTCAAGACTCTGTCCGAGGGAGTCATCCCCGGCACCCTGAACCGCGAGACCCCTGATCCTGAATGCGACCTCGACGTCTGCGCCGACGGCCCCCGGGAGATACAGGTCGAATACGCCCTGTCCAACTCCTTCGGCTTCGGCGGGACCAACGCCTGCGTTCTGTTCAAGCGGTTCGCAGGGTAA